One window from the genome of Phocoena phocoena chromosome 15, mPhoPho1.1, whole genome shotgun sequence encodes:
- the ATP5MF gene encoding ATP synthase subunit f, mitochondrial isoform X1, producing the protein MASIVPLKDKKLLEVKLGELPSWILMRDFTPKGIAGAFQRGYYRYYNKYINVKKGSIAGLSMVLAAYVLFNYCRSYKELKHERLRKYH; encoded by the exons TACCACTGAAGGACAAGAAGCTCCTGGAAGTCAAACTAGGGGAGCTGCCAAGCTGGATACTGATGCGAGATTTCACCCCTAAAGGCATTGCTGGAGCGTTTCAAAGAG GTTACTACCGGTATTACAACAAGTACATCAACGTGAAGAAAGGGAGCATCGCTGGGCTTTCTATGGTGCTTGCAGCTTACGTGCTTTTCAACTACTGCCGTTCTTACAAGGAACTCA AACACGAGCGGCTACGCAAGTACCACTGA
- the ATP5MF gene encoding ATP synthase subunit f, mitochondrial isoform X2: MASIVPLKDKKLLEVKLGELPSWILMRDFTPKGIAGAFQREHERLRKYH; this comes from the exons TACCACTGAAGGACAAGAAGCTCCTGGAAGTCAAACTAGGGGAGCTGCCAAGCTGGATACTGATGCGAGATTTCACCCCTAAAGGCATTGCTGGAGCGTTTCAAAGAG AACACGAGCGGCTACGCAAGTACCACTGA